The following are encoded in a window of Acropora muricata isolate sample 2 chromosome 6, ASM3666990v1, whole genome shotgun sequence genomic DNA:
- the LOC136921034 gene encoding uncharacterized protein, with the protein MVADIKAMFHQVLVDPKDCDSLRFLWWPNGDLTKEMREYRMVKHLFGATSSPSVANFCLRKTAQLHQEEFDKEVIETVNRDMYVDDMMKSTSTTEKAISLASQLRTLLKKGGFRLTKWYSNDREVMATIPESERAKSVVNLELEQLPTESALGLK; encoded by the coding sequence ATGGTTGCTGATATCAAAGCAATGTTTCATCAGGTCCTGGTGGACCCAAAGGACTGTGACAGTTTAAGATTTTTGTGGTGGCCAAATGGGGACCTGACAAAGGAAATGAGGGAGTATCGAATGGTAAAACATTTGTTTGGTGCTACATCTTCGCCAAGTGTTGCTAATTTCTGTCTAAGGAAGACAGCGCAGTTGCATCAGGAAGAGTTTGACAAAGAAGTAATAGAGACAGTGAACCGAGACATGTATGTAGACGACATGATGAAGTCGACAAGCACCACAGAGAAGGCGATTAGTTTAGCAAGTCAGCTGCGGACACTGCTGAAGAAGGGTGGATTCCGCTTGACGAAGTGGTATAGTAATGACCGAGAAGTGATGGCGACAATACCAGAGTCCGAAAGAGCCAAATCAGTGGTGAATTTAGAGCTTGAGCAACTCCCGACAGAGAGTGCTCTTGGACTTAAATAG
- the LOC136921035 gene encoding uncharacterized protein — protein sequence MAKMLQRVSQKPVTPRGIVSAVYSLFDPLGFIAPYAMKAKLLLQTLSRKRLGWDDTLEETDKEQWKRWLDDLPKLHQIQVDRCFKTKGFGEVKELQLHLFSDASRQGYAAVAYLRLKDVTNQVHCVFVMGKARLAPIREISIPRLELTAAVISVRLSKIIREELDMTIDRVCYWSDSTSVLKCINNESKRFHKFESNRLTVIYNASKPSEWRYVNQDDNPADDNSKGLKIDTMLKNDRWLKGPKFLWEDESHWPRLIKIPVLGDHNVEVRKEAQIYVSAVQSNVLDDLISYYSCWWKLKCSIAWLLRYKQYLQIKVLSKKKASIASDSLLKSSKCNRRTLAI from the coding sequence ATGGCGAAGATGTTGCAGCGAGTGAGTCAGAAACCAGTGACACCTAGAGGAATTGTGTCAGCTGTTTACTCCCTCTTTGATCCACTGGGTTTCATTGCACCATACGCCATGAAAGCCAAGTTGTTGTTGCAAACGCTCAGTAGGAAGAGGCTGGGTTGGGATGATACGTTGGAAGAAACCGACAAAGAACAATGGAAGCGCTGGCTAGACGATCTCCCAAAATTGCATCAAATACAGGTAGACCGCTGTTTCAAAACCAAGGGATTTGGTGAAGTTAAAGAACTACAGTTGCACCTCTTCTCGGATGCTTCTCGCCAAGGATATGCAGCTGTTGCATACCTTCGTTTGAAAGATGTGACCAACCAAGTACACTGTGTATTTGTGATGGGAAAGGCAAGATTGGCTCCCATACGGGAAATTTCGATTCCAAGATTGGAACTGACAGCCGCTGTTATCTCCGTAAGGCTCTCTAAGATAATTCGAGAAGAATTGGACATGACAATAGACCGTGTTTGCTATTGGAGTGACTCAACTTCCGTGCTAAAGTGCATCAACAATGAATCAAAGAGATTCCACAAGTTTGAGTCTAATCGCCTGACAGTGATATACAATGCCTCCAAACCCTCAGAGTGGAGATATGTGAACCAGGACGATAACCCTGCTGATGATAATTCGAAAGGTCTTAAAATAGACACCATGTTGAAGAATGACCGTTGGTTGAAAGGACCCAAGTTCCTGTGGGAAGACGAGAGTCACTGGCCCAGATTGATCAAAATTCCTGTCTTAGGAGATCATAATGTAGAAGTTAGGAAAGAGGCTCAGATTTATGTCTCTGCTGTTCAAAGTAATGTTTTGGATGACCTGATTTCGTACTACTCCTGTTGGTGGAAATTGAAATGTTCCATTGCGTGGTTGTTACGCTACAAACAGTATCTGCAAATAAAGGTTCTGTCAAAAAAGAAGGCGTCGATTGCAAGTGACTCTTTACTCAAGTCCAGTAAATGCAATCGACGAACTTTGGCCATTTGA
- the LOC136921036 gene encoding uncharacterized protein, with product MGQESVLSSLRSAVWRVLGRCKTCQRQRSACPGNQFMADLPEARLAPEKPPFTYVGVDYFGPLEVKQGRSRVKRYGCLFTCLTTRAVHIEIAHSLDTDSMINALRRFISVRGYPEQIRSDQGSNFIKADKELREAIEEWNQHKINNFCGQKQIEWIFNPPSASHMGGAWERMIRSVRQILKAILKEQLVSDEVLSTVMSEAVNILNSRPLTRNSDSVLDEQPLTPNHLLHLRPCLDLPPGIFDKDDLSCRRAWRQAQYLANLFWLRWTREYLPNLLERKKWNTLRRNLKVGDLVLLADKSFPRGKWPLGRVVEVMPSRDGLVRTVRVKTSCTVATRAKQQRKGEPLSRESQLS from the coding sequence ATGGGGCAAGAATCTGTCTTGTCATCCTTGAGATCGGCGGTGTGGCGTGTTTTAGGAAGATGCAAGACCTGTCAACGGCAGAGAAGTGCGTGCCCTGGGAACCAGTTCATGGCAGATTTACCAGAAGCGAGACTTGCACCTGAGAAGCCACCTTTCACTTATGTGGGTGTTGATTATTTTGGACCACTTGAAGTTAAGCAAGGAAGATCCCGTGTTAAGAGATATGGCTGTCTCTTCACCTGTTTAACAACGCGTGCGGTGCATATCGAGATAGCCCACTCCTTAGACACCGATTCAATGATTAATGCCCTTAGAAGATTCATCAGCGTTCGTGGCTATCCAGAGCAAATAAGGAGCGACCAAGGAAGTAACTTCATAAAGGCAGACAAAGAGCTGAGAGAAGCTATCGAAGAGTGGAATCAACACAAGATCAACAATTTCTGCGGACAGAAACAGATTGAATGGATTTTTAATCCACCCTCAGCGAGCCACATGGGAGGGGCATGGGAGCGGATGATACGTTCCGTGAGACAGATTTTGAAGGCCATTCTAAAGGAGCAGTTGGTATCTGATGAAGTACTTTCAACTGTGATGTCCGAAGCGGTGAACATTTTAAATTCCAGACCTCTCACTCGGAACAGTGACAGCGTCCTTGATGAACAGCCACTGACCCCTAATCATTTGCTACATTTACGTCCGTGTCTGGACTTACCACCGGGAATATTTGATAAAGATGACCTCAGCTGTAGACGTGCTTGGAGGCAAGCCCAGTATTTAGCCAATTTGTTCTGGCTCAGATGGACAAGAGAATACCTCCCAAACTTGTTAGAAAGGAAGAAGTGGAACACGCTAAGAAGAAACTTGAAGGTCGGTGATTTAGTCCTGTTGGCAGACAAGTCCTTCCCTAGAGGCAAATGGCCGCTTGGACGGGTCGTGGAGGTCATGCCTAGTCGAGACGGATTAGTGCGCACAGTGAGAGTGAAGACGAGCTGTACGGTTGCGACACGCGCTAAACAACAGCGCAAGGGAGAGCCTCTGAGCAGAGAAAGTCAACTGAGCTGA